The Phaeobacter sp. A36a-5a genomic interval CGATGTATATTCTGGGCGTCGATCACGTGATGGACATGCCGTTCAACGACCCGGACGCGCTGATCCCGCTGAGCTATGGCGATGTGTTCAAGCAGACCGAGGAAGAATACGCCCGCTGGAACTTTGACGTGGCCAATACCGAGGTGCTGCTGCGCCATTTCGAGGAGGCCGAGGCCGAATGCGCCGCGATCCTCGCGCAGGAGCATATCGACCCCAAGACCGGCAAACGCATCATCATGGCCCATCCGGCCTATGACCAGTGCATCAAGGCCAGCCATGTCTTTAACCTGCTCGATGCGCGCGGCGTCATTTCCGTCACCGAGCGGCAGGCCTATATCGGCCGGGTGCGCGCGCTGGCCAAGCAATGCGCCGATGCCTTTGTGCAGACCGAAGCCGGCGGTCACGCAGCGTAGTAACCCGAGGCTGATTGCCAATAGGAGTCCACGGTATGGGCAAGTTCCTTTCGCTGATCCTGATTTGCTCCGGCCTCGCGGCTGGGGCGGCGATGTATTACCTGCAGGTCTACGGCTTTTACGAGGATGTCGAGCTGCAGCCGGGCAAGGACGTGATGCTGACGCCGCTTGGTGGTGGCGCGGCGCTGCCGATCCGCTACAGTGGCTTTGAGGCGATCGACGCGGAGAGTTCTCCCATTCGCTATCGCGCCTGTTTCGCTACCGATCTGAAGCCCGAAGAGCTGGCGCAACTGTTTGTGCTGTCGGATCAGAAAGAGCCGCGCAATGCGCCGGGCTGGTTTGACTGTTTTGATGCCGAAGCTATTGGTCAGGCGCTGGCCGAGGGACGCGCCGAGAGCTTTTTGTCGGTCAAGAATATCTCTTACGGGGTGGACCGCATCGTAGCGATCACCGACGCAGGGCGCGGCTATGTCTGGCATGAGCTGAACGATTGCGGCCAGAAAGCCTATGACGGCACGGTTGTGGGCGAGGAATGCCCGCCCCGGCCAGAGGCGGTCGGAGGCGAATGATGCTTGCCTTTCTGAAGAGTACCGCCCCTCTGGGGCGGCGCAATAGCGCCACCCCGCGGGACGGCGCAGCCCTTCGTTCAGAAGCGGCTCCGTTCCGTCAACACGTATTTTCCGCGCCGCGCGCGGCCATCCGTAAGGACATCTGATGCCTGATCTTCTGATTGAACTGTTTTCCGAGGAAATTCCGGCCCGTATGCAGGCGCGTGCGGCGGAGGATCTGAAAAAGCGCGTGACCGATGGTCTGGTCGAAGCGGGGCTGACCTATGCCGGTGCCCATGCGCTATCGACGCCGCGCCGTCTGACGCTGGCGCTTGAGGGGCTGCTGGAGCACTCCCCGACAGTGCGCGAGGAGCGCAAGGGGCCGAAAGTGGGCGCGCCGGACAAGGCCATCGAAGGCTTCCTGCGCGGTGCGGGCCTCACACGCGAGCAGCTGGAAGAGCGCGACACCCCGAAGGGCGCAGTCTATTTTGCCCTGATCGAAAAGCCGGGGCGCCCGGCGGCAGAGATCATTGCAGAGGTGCTGGAAGACACCATCCGCAATTTCCCCTGGCCGAAGTCCATGCGCTGGGGATCGGGCGCCCTGCGCTGGGTGCGCCCGCTGCATTCGATCCTCTGTCTCCTGTCCAAGGAGGATGGCGCCGAGGTTGTGCCGCTGGAGATCGACGGGATTGCATCGGGCAAGACCACATTTGGCCACCGTTTCATGGCGCCGGATCAGATCACCGTATCCAGCTTTGACGATTATGCCGCCAAGCTGAAGCGGGCGCATGTGGTGCTGGATCCGGCCGAGCGGGAAGCGGCCATCTGGCAGGAGGCCACCAATCAGGCCTTTGCCAGCGGGTTGGAGGTTGTCGAGGACAAGGGTCTTCTGGCCGAGGTCGCTGGTCTGGTGGAATGGCCGGTGGTGCTGATGGGGGCCATCGACGATGAATTCCTGGCGCTGCCGCCGGAGGTCTTGCAGACCTCGATGAAGGAACATCAGAAGTTTTTCTCGGTGCGCAATCCGAAGACCGGGCGGATCGAGAAGTTCATCACCGTCGCCAACCGCGAGACCGCCGACAATGGCGCGACCATCCTGGCGGGCAACCAAAAAGTTCTGTCGGCACGGCTGGCGGATGCGAAGTTCTTCTGGGAGAATGATCTGCGCACGGTGACCGAGCAGGGGTTTGAGCCCTGGGTTGCGAAGCTGGGCAATGTGACCTTCCACAACAAGCTGGGCACGCAGGCGGCGCGGATTGACCGCATTGCCGCGCTGGCCCGCGAGATCGCGCCGGTTGTCGGCGCCGATGCCGATCTGGCAGAGCAGGCCGCACGGGTGGCAAAGGCCGATCTGAGTTCCGAAATGGTCTATGAGTTCCCGGAATTGCAGGGCCTGATGGGGCGCTACTACGCGGAGGCGGCTGGCCTGCCGCAAGAGGTGGCCAATGCCTGCGAGGCGCATTATTCGCCGCTTGGCCCGTCGGATGATGTGCCTTCCGAGCCGGTCTCGGTTGCCGTGGCGCTGGCCGATAAACTGGACACGCTGACCGGGTTCTGGGCGATTGATGAAAAACCCACCGGCTCCAAAGACCCCTTTGCCCTGCGCCGTGCCGCGCTGGGGGTGATCCGGCTGGTGCTGGACAATGATGTGCGGATGCGGCTGGACGGAGCAATTGATGCCCATCTGCTGCGCCATGAAATGGCCCAGAACGGTGGTGACCCGATTGCTACGGGGCTGATGCAGGACATGCTGAACGAGATCGCCGATCACGGTGTCTTTGGTTCTGCCGTGCGCACGGTGCTGGATGCCTTTGACGGGGATCTGCCCAAACATATCGAGCGGCTGAAGACGCAGCTGCCGGATGTGTCGCGTGACCTCCTCTCCTTCTTCCACGACCGTCTCAAGGTGTTCCTGCGTGATCAGGGCATCCGTCATGACGTGATCGACGCCTGCATCGCGATGGAGGCCAACGATGACCTCACGCTGCTGGTGAAACGCGCCCGTGCGCTGGAGGAGTTCATGGCCTCCGAGGATGGCGAGAACCTGTTGCAGGGCTTCAAACGGGCCAACAATATCCTGGCGCAGGCCGAGGAGAAGGATGGCGTAGAATATTCCTACGGCGCGGATAAGAAATTCGCCGAGGATGACAGCGAAGTGGCCCTGTTCGATGCGCTTGCGCAGAGCGAGGGGGCGATCTCTTCGGCCATCGAGGCCGAAGATTTCGCGGCTGCCATGGGCAGCATGGCCGCATTGCGCGCCCCGGTGGATGCGTTTTTTGAAGCGGTGCAGGTCAATTCCGACAATGAGGTGGTGCGCCGCAACCGCCTGAACTTGCTGAGCCAGATCCGCAAGGTCTGCGGGCAGGTCGCCGATCTGACCCGGATCGAGGGCTGAGCCCCCCGCAGGGCCGCGATCTGACCGCGCAGTCCGGGCAGTCCGGGCAGTCCGGGCAGGCAAAACAACGAGAAACCGGGGTGATCGCAGGGTCGTCCCGGTTTTCTCCTTTTGGTCCACGTGCTTTTCCTTGCGGGAATGGACGACAGGGCTATGCTGCATAGCAAAGGAAAGGCGCCGCAGTGCAGAAAAATGATCGAGACATGGCTCGTGCCCCACAGGATGAGACGCCGGATTTTGTGCTGATCACGCCGGTGGCGCCCATTGCCAATCACACCCATGGCGGGCGGGCGAAATGCCTGCAACGGCTGGTGCGGTTGGATCTGCCGGTGCCGCGCACCGTGGCGCTGTCGTTTCAGGCGGTGCACGGGATCGCCCAGGGCGAGATGCCCGATATGGCAGCGATTGTTGACGCCTTTCCGTCGGATGCGCTGCTCTGTGTGCGCCCGTCGTCACAGGATCCCGATTGGGGCGGCCCCGGTGCGATCCTCAATATCGGCATGAATGATGCGCGCTATGTCGACCTTTGCGACAGTCTTGGGCGCGACGGGGCGGCGGCCTTGTATCTGCGGTTTGTGCAGTCTTATGCGGTGCATGTGGCGCGGCTGGACCCGGATGTCTTTGACGATGTGGAGGACGGTGGGCCGGATGCGCTGAGCGAGGTTCTGCACGCCTATGAGGCGGAGACCGATGAGCCGTTTCCACAGGATCCGGCGGAGCAGCTGGCGGCGGTGTTGCGGTCGATGGCGCGGGCCTGGGAAGGCACCTCGGCCCGACTGTTGCGGCAGGCCAAGGGCGCGCCTGCGGATGCCGGGCTGGGTCTGGTGGTGCAGGAGATGGTGCCGGGCTTTGGTCAGGGCGAATGCGGTTCGGGTGTGTTGCAGCTGGTCAATACCAAGACTGGTGAGCCGCAGATCACCGGGCGGTACCTGAGCCAGAGCCAGGGGCGCGATGCGCTGGGGGCGGGGGCAGAGGCGCTGTATCTGGAGCGTGACCCGCGCGGGCCATCGCTGGAGGAATCGGCGCCCGAGGCCTTTGCCGATCTGAAATCCCATGCCCGGCTGATGCGACAGCGTCTGCGCGAAGAGATGCAGGTGGAATTCGTGATCGTGAGCGGCGCGGTGCATATCCTGGACGGGGTGCGGGTCACCCGGTCGGCACAGGCGGCGGTGCGGATCGCGGTGGCGCTGGCCGAGGATGGCATTATCCCGCGGCAGGAAGCGGTGATGCGGGTCGACGCGCATATTCTGACCGAGCTGCTGCACCGGCAGGTGGCGCCGGGGGCGACCCGTGATGTGATCGGAAAGGGCATTGCCGCCAGCCCCGGTGCCGCCACCGGGCGGCTGGTGTTTACCGCTGCGGAGGCGCAGGCCAGTGCGGCGCGCGGTGAGCCCTGCATTCTGGTGCGGCGCGAAACCTCGCCCGAGGATGTGCGGGGTATGCACGCGGCGGTCGGGGTGCTGACGGAGCGCGGCGGGATCACCAGCCATGCGGCGGTGATCGGTCGCGGCCTCGGGCTGCCATGTATCGTCGGGGCCTCTAACCTGAAGTTCCACAGTCGGCGCAAGCAGCTGGTGGCCCAGGGCGACCGGGTGTTCAGCCGTGGCGATATCATCACCATCGACGGCAGCAGTGGCGAGGTGCTGGCGGGCGAGCCGGAGATGCTGGAGGCGGCGGAGGACGGCGCCTTTCAGACCCTTCTCACCTGGGCCGATGAGGTGCGCGATATCGACATCCGCGCCAATGCCGACACGCCGGAGGATGCCGAGACCGCGCGCAAGTTCAACGCGCAGGGGATCGGCCTGTGCCGGACCGAGCATATGTTCTTTGATCCCGGCCGGTTGACGGTGATGCGGGAGATGATCTTTGCCGAGACCTCGGAGGGGCGGGCTGCGGTGCTGGCGCGGTTGCTGCCGATGCAGCGGGAGGATTTCTTTGCGCTGTTTCGCATCATGGAAGGGCTGCCGGTCTGTATTCGGCTGTTCGACCCGCCGCTGCATGAATTCCTGCCGACCTCCAAAACCGGGCAGCGGGAGCTTTCGGAAGCCTTGGGTATCCCGGTGAGCGATGTGACCCGCCGGGTCGAGGAGATGGAGGAATACAACCCCATGCTGGGCCTGCGCGGCGTGCGGCTGGGGGTGACGGTTCCGGAAATCTACGACATGCAGGCACGGGCGATTTTCGAGGCCACTCTGGATGCCTCCAAGGAGGGCGATCCGGTGGTGCCGGAGATCATGATCCCGCTGGTCTCGGCCAAACGTGAGGTGGAGCTGGTGAAGGCGCGCATTGATGCCGTCGCGCTCGCGGTGAAGGCCGAGCGTGGCGAGGATTTCACCTATCGTCTGGGGGTCATGGTGGAGACCCCGCGTGCGGCCCTGCGCGCGGGTGAGATTTCGCCGCATACCTCGTTCCTCAGCTTCGGGACCAACGACCTTACCCAGATGACCTATGGCATGTCGCGGGACGATGCGGGGCGGTTTATGTCGGCCTATGTCAATCAGGGCGTCTTTCCAGAGGATCCGTTCCACGTGCTGGATACAGACGGGGTCGGCGAGCTGCTGAAACTGGGGGTTCAGCGGGGCCGTGCAGAGAACCCGCAGATCACGCTGTCGATCTGTGGCGAGCATGGCGGCAACCCCGAATCGATTGCGTTCTGTCGCGAGGCCGGGTTCGATTACGTCTCCTGTTCCCCGTTTCGGGTGCCCGTTGCACGGCTTGCTGCGGCGCAATTGGCGATTTCCAGCCAAACCGGAGATTCACCACGAGAATCTGTAAAATCGTAAAGAAAACAAGGGGCTTTCGCAGGGGCAGCAGAAAGCAGCGGATTGGCGCTTAACCAAGGGGCAGCGGGGTGCGCTGTCCCGTCGCTGGACGTTTGGAGGGATTTCCACTAGGAGGTGCGATCGCGTGACGTTGGGATGGCCGTGCGCGATCTGTCTAGTGGGGATGCCCTTATGAAGATTCTGACTGTAGCTGCCGTGTTTGCTGCCGCCTTGGCAGCGGCCAAAGATGTATATGCGGATTCCGGTTTGGACGCGCTGTTCGAACGTGAGCAATCCACCCTGAACGCCGTGCCGACCGGGCGTTTGAACAATTTCTTCAACTTCAACCGCTCGGCCAAGAAGGCCAAGGCGACCGAAGTGAAATTCACCAAGGCATGGCTGGACACCATTCCGGCCGCCAAGGGGGGCGAGAATTTTGCCTGCCTCGCCGAAGCGCTGTATTTCGAGGCGCGCGGTGAAACCGTGAAGGGCCAGTTCGCCGTTGCCGAGGTGATTATGAACCGCGTGAAATCCTCGCAGTTCCCTGACAGCCTGTGCGGCGTGATCAACCAGGGGACCGGGCGCAAGTATCAGTGCCAGTTCACCTACACCTGCGACGGCCATAAGGAAGTGATCCGCGAGAAAACCGCGTTTGAGCGGGTCTCCAAAGTGGCCCGTCTGGTGATGGATGGGGCGATCACCGGGATCACCGATGGCGCGACCTATTACCATACCACAGCGGTGCGTCCGCGCTGGAGCAAGAGCTTCACCAAGACCGCGCGGATCGGCGTCCATCTCTTTTACCGCGATGATCGTTTTCGGACTGCGCTCAACAACTAAGGCGTGTCAGGGGGCGGGTGCTTGCCGTGGTTGAAACCCTGGCAGCGCCGTTTTCGGCCACTGGTATGGCGCATGAAGGCCTGTTATGCGGGCGCGGCATGTTTATGCTGGAACCTCACCGCCAGATAGCCAGTTCAGGGGCTCGACCGTCATGTCTTCAGAAATTCGTCTCGCATTTGCGCATCCTTCCGAACGGTCGGAGGCCACTGCAGCGCGCGGACCGCTGGATCGGATTTCGCTCAGGGATCACATCGTCGAGGTGGAAATCGGCGCCTTTCAGGCAGAACGCGGAACCACCCAGCGTATCTGCTTCAATGTGGTTGTCGAAGTTGCGCCGCTGCCTGCGGATCTGGATGATGATGTCGATCGCATCCTGTCGTATGACCGGGTGACAGAGGCGATTGCGCGTGAGCTGTCCGAAGAACGTCTGAACCTGCTGGAAACCCTGGCGGAGCGCGTGGCCGAGCGGATCCTGCTGGAACCGCAGGCCGTGCGGGCCTTTGTGCGGATTGAGAAACTGGATCGCGGGCCGGGGGCGCTGGGTGTGGAAATCGTGCGCGCCCGCAATCAGGTCGCGACCGGTGTCGACAGTGAAGAGCGCCCGCATCCGCGGCTGATGTATTTGTCCAACCGCGCCATCGACAGTGACCACCTGACCGGCTGGATCGACCAGATGCAGTGCCGTAAGCGTCCGTTGATCCTCTGTGTTGGGGCGCATGAGCTGGCCACACCGCAGACCGGTCACAAATGGACCCAGCGCCGGATTGATCTGCTGGCGATTGAACAGAACGCCTGGCGGCTCGCGGCAAAGGATGATCGCTGTGTCGTCGTTTCGACGAGAACGGAGCTGGACTGGGCCATGAAAAACGGGCAGATTTGCGTCTGGGCTCCGTCAAAAATCGTTTTGGATGCGGTAGATGGCCCTTCGGCGGCGCCCTCTGACGCGGTGGCGCTGGCTGCCTGGTTCGCCGCCACATTCGAGGCCGGCGAGATGATCGTGATTGGCGCCGCACTGCCTGGCAATCCGGGGGTGCCGCTGCGCGCCGTGGATGTGGAGCAGACCCAACTGTGAGTTATTACCGACCGCTGGTACAACACGGGGACAATCGCCCCGAGGGGGCGTTGTCGCTGATCAGTGGCGGGCTCTGGTTTACCCAGGTGGAAGTGCTGGAGCGCGGCGCGCCACCGCGGCTGATGCCTGCCGGTCTGCTGCCCGAGGATGTGCGCCACCGGCTGACGGCGCGGCGGGCAACGATTGCCGGGCTGGATATGACGCAGCCGCAGATCATGGGCATCCTGAATGTGACCCCTGACAGTTTCTCGGATGGCGGGCAGCATGATGAGGTCAGCGCCGCCTGCGCGGCGGCTTTGCAGATGGTTGCCGATGGGGCAAGCATCATCGACGTTGGCGGAGAATCCACCCGCCCCGGTGCCGCGCTGGTCCCCGAAGATGAGGAGATCCGCCGCACCGCTCCGGTGATTGAAGCGATCCGCGCCCGTTCGCAGGTGCCGATCTCCATTGATACGCGCAAGGCGGTCGTTCTGGCCGAGGCGCTGGATGCCGGAGCGAGCCTGACCAACGACGTGTCGGGATTTACCTTTGATCCGGCTCTGGCACCCTTGACTGCGCAGGCCGGGGTTCCTGCTTGTATCATGCACGCCCAGGGCGACCCGGCGACGATGCAGGACGATCCGACCTATGAGAACGTCCTGCTGGATGTCTATGATTTCCTGAAGGGGCAGATCGACAGGCTGGAAGATATCGGGGTGGTGCGGGAACAGATCGTGGTTGATCCGGGCATCGGGTTTGGCAAGACGCTGGACCACAATCTGACCCTGTTGCGCAATCTCAGCCTGTTCCATGGGTTGGGGTGTCCAATCCTGCTGGGGGTGTCGCGCAAGGGCTTTATCGGCAAGCTGGGCCATGAGCCGGATGCTGCCGCCCGCGCGCCGGGCTCTATCGCGGTAGGGCTTGCAGCCCTGGCCCAAGGCGTGCAATTCCTGCGGGTGCATGATGTTGCCGAGACGGCGCAGGCGGTTCGCCTGTGGCAGGCCGTCCGATAAGACCCGACCGAAAGGGCTGATATGCGCAAGTTTTTTGGCACGGATGGCGTGCGTGGCACGGCCAATATCCATCCTATGACAGCGGACATGGCGCTGCGCATTGGCGCGGCTGTCGGCCGGTATTTCCGCCGCGACGCCTCAGGGGTGCACCGTGTGGTGATTGGCAAGGACACCCGCCTGTCGGGCTACATGTTCGAAAGCGCACTGACCGCGGGGCTGACGTCGACCGGTATGAATGTGCTGCTGCTTGGCCCGGTGCCGACACCGGCGGTGGGGCTGATGACGCGCTCGATGCGCGCCGATCTTGGCGTGATGATCTCGGCCAGCCACAATCCGGCGGCGGATAATGGGATCAAGTTCTTTGGACCGGATGGTTTCAAACTGTCCGATACCGTCGAAATGGAACTGGAAGCTCTGATCGAGGCCGGTGTCGAACCCGCGCAGGCGCAGAATATCGGGCGTGCGAAACGGATTGATGACGCGCGGTTCCGCTACGGTGAGCGGGTCAAAAGCTCGCTGCCCCGCGATATCCGGCTGGACGGGCTGAAGGTGGTGATTGATTGCGCCAATGGGGCTGCCCACCGGGCTGCGCCGGAAATCCTGTGGGAGCTGGGCGCCGATGTGATACCGGTGGGTGTTTCACCCGATGGCACCAATATCAACCGCGATTGTGGCTCTACTCATCCGGGGACCGCGGCGGAGACCGTTGTGGCCCATGGCGCCCATGTGGGGATCTGTCTTGACGGGGATGCCGACCGGGTGATCCTGATCGACGAGACCGGAAAAGTGGCGGATGGCGATCAGCTGATGGCGCTGCTGGCGACCCGCTGGGCCGAGGATGACCTGCTGTCCGGCAAGGCTCTGGTGGCGACGGTGATGTCCAATCTGGGGCTTGAGCGGCACCTCGAAGCGCGCGGGATCGGGCTTGAGCGGACGGCAGTTGGTGATCGTTATGTCGTGGAACGGATGCGCGAAGGCGGCTTCAACCTCGGCGGCGAGCAGTCCGGCCATATTGTCATGTCAGATTACGCGACCACCGGCGACGGGCTGATGGCAGGGCTGCATTTTCTTGCGGAGATGATCCGCTCCGACAGCCCGGCGTCGCAGCTGGCGCAGCAGTTCACCCCGGTGCCGCAGCTGCTGAAGAATGTCCGATTTGCCGCCGGGCAGACACCGCTGGAAACAGATCAGGTGCAGAGCGCGATCCAGATCGCCGAAGCCTCTCTTGCGCGGCAGGGACGTCTGCTGATCCGCAAGTCAGGCACCGAACCGCTGGTTAGGGTCATGGCCGAATGCGAAGATGCTGCCGTGCTGAGAGAGGCAGTGAATAGCGTGGTTGCTGCGGTTGAGGCGGCTGTGGCTGAATAGTCCGGTCGTCGGATATGCCCTGTGACAGGGCATGTGACATTACAGGGCTTGTGACAGGCCGATGGACAGCTGAGATGGACCCGCTACCCGTGACCGGGTGGCGGGTTTTGCTTTGTCTCAGGGTCGCAGCTTGCGCGGGGAGCCAAACAATCGCCGCAACGCACCGAACTGGCTGATGCCCAGACCGCCGAGGATCAGGGTCATCGCCAGCAGCATGGAGGGCGGAAGTTCCTCGCCCAGAAATATGGCCCCCAGAACCACCGCCCAGACCGGAACCTGATAGTTGGTCAGTGTCATGAAGGTGGGGCCTGCTTCACGAACGACAATGACCCGCAGCAGATTGGCAGCGGCGGTGGGGATCAGGCCCAGAACCGCTGCAATGCCCAGGGTTTGCATGTCCGGGATCACCGGTGGTCCCTCCAGCAGCCAGGCCGCAGGCAGGGTCACGGCAGAACCGATGATGAGCAGGATGGCGGCCAGCCCCAGCGGATCCACTGGCGGCAGGCGCCGGGTCAGGATGGAGCTGACCGAATAGCAGGCGGCGGCGGACAGGCAGGCGGCCCGGCCATAGCCCTCCAATGCGGCGCCGGTGCTCTGAAACGCCTTGCTGCCGATAAGGACCGCGACCCCGACAAAGCCGATGGAAAACCCGATCAGGCGGCGCAGGGTCATCTGCTCTCCCGGCACAAAGACATGCGCCAAGGGCAGCACCATCAGCGGAATCGCCGCCATGCTGACGCCGGTAAATCCGGAGGAGACATGCTGCTGGCCCCATGAAATCAGCATGAAGGGCAGCGCGGTGCTGAGGACGCCGATGATCACCAGCGATGGCCAGTTGGTCTCATCCTTGAACAGCCTGAACCCGCGCAGACCCCAGATCGCGGTCAGCAGCAAAGCTGCAAACCCGATGCGACTGGCCGCGAGCCAGAACGGCGTCGTGCCCGTCAGGGCCAGCTTGATCAGCAGGAATGTCCCACCCCAGACAAAGCCCAGGGTGGCGATCATCAGCCAGTAGCGCGGGGCGATATCGGGCATCGCGATCTCCCTTTGTGGTGTCGCGCGACAAGACCCCGACGGAGTGGCCGGGTCAATCGCAATTGCTTTGTCCGCTATCGAACGATTTGCGGTTCAGGCCATGCGCGGGCGGCGGCTGCGGCTGAGGAGCAGGCCGCCGAGGATCAGCGCCAGCGCGGCAAACAGCTGCGGTGGCAGGGTTTCCCCCAGCAGCGCCGCACCAAAGATCACCGACCAGACCGGCACCTGATAGTTCACGGTGGACAGGAAGGCCGGGCCTGCGCTGCGGGCGACCTGCACCAGCAGCACTTGGGCGAGCGCGGTGGGCAAGAGGCCAAGGTAGATCACGGCGCGCAGTGGCAGGGGGGCGGGCAGCTCTGGCAGCCCTTCGGCCCAAAGCGCGGCCGGCACCATCATTGTGGCTCCGCACAGGAGGGTTGCTGCCGAGAGCGAGAGCATATTCACCTGTGGGCAGAGCCGGGTGATGATCGCACCGATGGCATAACAGAGCGAGGCCCCAAGGCAGGCGAGGCGGGCCAGCGATTCATAATCCGTTCCGGCAGAGCGGAGGGCGTCGACCCCGATCAGCACCACCACACCGGCAAAGCCGATCAGGAAGCTGATGCTGCGGCGCAGGGTCATATGTTCGCCCGGCACCAGAAAATGCGCCAGCGGCAGCACAAACAGCGGCACCACCGCCATGCAGACCCCGGCAAAGCCGCTGGCCACAAAAGTCTGCCCCCAGCTAAGCAGGGTGAAGGGCAGCGCATTGGTAAAGAGCCCCATGCCAGCCGCGCAGGCCCAGATGATGCGGCCGTCGCGGTTGCGCAGGGTGGGCAGGCCGATTCCCATGGCGTAGACAGCCGCCAGCAGACAGGCTGCACCGATGGAGATCCTGAGCGCGGCAATGGTCAGCGGCGCAAAGCCCCTGAGCGCCAGTGATACCGCCATGAAGGAGGCGCCCCAGATCACACCTAGGAACAACAGCTTGGCCCAATTGGCGGCACCGGGGGAGTCTGGCATCGGATCACCTCAGTGAAATAAATGAAAAAGGGCGCCCCAAACAGGAGCGCCCCGGAGAGCTAGGGTGTGCGAGCAGTCTCGCGGGCGCCTTAGTTCTTCTCTTTGTCGACCATCTTGCCTGCGGAAATCCACGGCATCATGTCGCGCAGCTTGCCGCCGACCACTTCGATCTGGTGCTCGTCGTTGGCACGACGCGACGCTTTGATGGTGGGCTGGCCCACAGCGTTTTCCAGCATGAAGTCGCGCACGAATTTGCCCTGCTGGATGTCTGTCAGCACGTCCTT includes:
- the glmM gene encoding phosphoglucosamine mutase, whose amino-acid sequence is MRKFFGTDGVRGTANIHPMTADMALRIGAAVGRYFRRDASGVHRVVIGKDTRLSGYMFESALTAGLTSTGMNVLLLGPVPTPAVGLMTRSMRADLGVMISASHNPAADNGIKFFGPDGFKLSDTVEMELEALIEAGVEPAQAQNIGRAKRIDDARFRYGERVKSSLPRDIRLDGLKVVIDCANGAAHRAAPEILWELGADVIPVGVSPDGTNINRDCGSTHPGTAAETVVAHGAHVGICLDGDADRVILIDETGKVADGDQLMALLATRWAEDDLLSGKALVATVMSNLGLERHLEARGIGLERTAVGDRYVVERMREGGFNLGGEQSGHIVMSDYATTGDGLMAGLHFLAEMIRSDSPASQLAQQFTPVPQLLKNVRFAAGQTPLETDQVQSAIQIAEASLARQGRLLIRKSGTEPLVRVMAECEDAAVLREAVNSVVAAVEAAVAE
- a CDS encoding DMT family transporter; this encodes MPDIAPRYWLMIATLGFVWGGTFLLIKLALTGTTPFWLAASRIGFAALLLTAIWGLRGFRLFKDETNWPSLVIIGVLSTALPFMLISWGQQHVSSGFTGVSMAAIPLMVLPLAHVFVPGEQMTLRRLIGFSIGFVGVAVLIGSKAFQSTGAALEGYGRAACLSAAACYSVSSILTRRLPPVDPLGLAAILLIIGSAVTLPAAWLLEGPPVIPDMQTLGIAAVLGLIPTAAANLLRVIVVREAGPTFMTLTNYQVPVWAVVLGAIFLGEELPPSMLLAMTLILGGLGISQFGALRRLFGSPRKLRP
- a CDS encoding DMT family transporter, which produces MPDSPGAANWAKLLFLGVIWGASFMAVSLALRGFAPLTIAALRISIGAACLLAAVYAMGIGLPTLRNRDGRIIWACAAGMGLFTNALPFTLLSWGQTFVASGFAGVCMAVVPLFVLPLAHFLVPGEHMTLRRSISFLIGFAGVVVLIGVDALRSAGTDYESLARLACLGASLCYAIGAIITRLCPQVNMLSLSAATLLCGATMMVPAALWAEGLPELPAPLPLRAVIYLGLLPTALAQVLLVQVARSAGPAFLSTVNYQVPVWSVIFGAALLGETLPPQLFAALALILGGLLLSRSRRPRMA